The Kitasatospora paranensis genome has a window encoding:
- a CDS encoding PAS domain-containing protein, which yields MHGFEWTAADGAGRGEAGADPARLGGHRLVPLATALVQADGRILHWSEEAEALSGYPAELAVGAYAAQLLVPEVRRERVQELFRQIMAGPGWSGVHPIRHRDGSDIELEFHTYPIAGPDGSPLLLATASDVRALRQVEADLAVLDGLFTQSPIGMAVYDTDLRYVRLNNALAKINGVPVEDHIGRRVAAVLPGINSAEIEAVMRQVLNTGRPVVDARSHGRTPGIRDATGPGPRPTSGWRTPPAGCSVSAPR from the coding sequence ATGCACGGATTCGAGTGGACGGCCGCCGACGGCGCCGGCCGCGGCGAGGCGGGCGCCGATCCGGCGCGCCTGGGTGGCCACCGGCTGGTGCCGCTGGCGACCGCCCTCGTCCAGGCCGACGGCCGCATCCTGCACTGGAGCGAGGAGGCGGAGGCGCTCTCCGGCTACCCGGCCGAGCTGGCCGTGGGTGCTTACGCCGCGCAACTGCTGGTGCCGGAGGTCCGGCGCGAACGGGTGCAGGAGCTGTTCCGGCAGATCATGGCCGGTCCCGGCTGGTCGGGGGTGCACCCGATCAGGCACCGGGACGGGTCCGACATCGAGCTGGAGTTCCACACCTATCCGATCGCCGGGCCGGACGGCAGCCCGTTGCTGCTCGCCACCGCCTCGGACGTCCGGGCGCTGCGCCAGGTGGAGGCGGACCTCGCGGTGCTGGACGGCCTGTTCACCCAGTCCCCGATCGGCATGGCGGTCTACGACACCGACCTGCGCTACGTCCGGCTGAACAACGCCCTCGCGAAGATCAACGGGGTGCCGGTCGAGGACCACATCGGCCGGCGGGTCGCGGCGGTGCTGCCGGGCATCAACAGCGCCGAGATCGAGGCGGTGATGCGCCAGGTGCTCAACACCGGCCGCCCCGTCGTCGACGCCCGCTCGCACGGCCGCACGCCGGGGATCCGGGACGCGACCGGGCCTGGTCCGCGTCCTACTTCCGGCTGGAGGACTCCACCGGCCGGGTGCTCGGTGTCAGCTCCTCGCTGA
- a CDS encoding TetR/AcrR family transcriptional regulator, with translation MTAHAAALRAPQQDRSRATRRRLLEAAVECLAEVGWNGSTVAVVAERAGVTRGAAQHHFPTREDLFTAAVEYVADERLAAVRASAEQLPPAGSGRTEAVVSMIVRLYTGPLFRAGLHLWVAAATEEALRERIVALENHVGRESHRAAVEFLGADESVPGVRETVQATMDMARGLGLANLLTDDGPRRAGIVRQWAGLLETALAGGRPSC, from the coding sequence ATGACCGCCCATGCCGCCGCCTTGCGCGCCCCGCAGCAGGACCGTAGCCGCGCCACCCGCCGACGCCTGCTGGAGGCGGCGGTGGAGTGTCTGGCCGAGGTGGGCTGGAACGGCTCCACGGTCGCCGTGGTGGCCGAACGCGCCGGGGTGACCCGCGGCGCGGCGCAGCACCACTTCCCGACCCGGGAGGACCTCTTCACGGCGGCCGTCGAGTACGTGGCGGACGAGCGGCTGGCGGCGGTGCGGGCCAGCGCGGAGCAGCTGCCGCCGGCCGGGTCGGGCAGGACGGAGGCCGTGGTCTCCATGATCGTCCGGCTGTACACCGGCCCGCTGTTCCGGGCCGGGCTGCACCTGTGGGTGGCCGCCGCCACCGAGGAGGCGCTGCGCGAACGGATCGTCGCCCTGGAGAACCACGTCGGGCGCGAGTCGCACCGGGCCGCGGTGGAGTTCCTGGGCGCGGACGAGTCGGTGCCCGGGGTGCGCGAGACGGTGCAGGCCACCATGGACATGGCCCGCGGCCTGGGCCTGGCGAACCTGCTGACCGACGACGGCCCGCGCCGGGCCGGCATCGTCCGGCAGTGGGCCGGCCTGCTGGAGACCGCGCTCGCCGGCGGACGGCCCTCGTGCTGA
- a CDS encoding ATP-binding SpoIIE family protein phosphatase, with product MLGVSSSLIDVTERFQAEARAARAQERLALLAEATARIGTTLDLQRTAEELIEAVIPRFADFATVDLLEPVLRGEEPAALQPDKSVQVRAVAVGEAYESGLTRAADAVGVTSEYEANRVYTQCLRSGRPLLRARVDEDVLRGLVPDSERVAPGVAAGVHSYLMVPVLARGMVLGGAEFVRTRNPEPYTAADVALAEELVARAALAIDNARLYRRERETALTLQRSLLPQEIHRTLGLEIAHRYLPSSLVSEVGGDWFDVVPLSCGRVALVVGDVMGHGIRAAATMGQLRTVARTLATLDLAPEQVLTRLDETAGAIGEGQFATCVCLVYDPVERTCTVSSAGHLPPVRIAADGSATVVELPPGLPLGIGGAAFESVEFTLPMGATVALYTDGLIERRGHDLDEGIELLCRTLAARSRTLEESADAVLGTLVAEGTDDDIAMILARALPVPAERMATLHLPADGPLPSQARRFTRATLQNWGLTVHGDFAELMVSELVTNALLHADAPRRLRLFRDDRMLTVEVADAGGQPPRLRPSAEEDEGGRGMHLVSELAHRWGSRNTREGKVVWAEIELPYRAG from the coding sequence GTGCTCGGTGTCAGCTCCTCGCTGATCGACGTCACCGAGCGGTTCCAGGCCGAGGCGCGGGCCGCCCGCGCCCAGGAGCGCCTGGCGCTGCTCGCCGAGGCCACCGCCCGGATCGGCACCACCCTCGACCTGCAGCGCACCGCGGAGGAGCTGATCGAGGCGGTCATCCCGCGCTTCGCCGACTTCGCCACCGTGGACCTGCTGGAGCCGGTGCTGCGCGGCGAGGAGCCCGCGGCCCTCCAGCCCGACAAGTCCGTCCAGGTCCGGGCCGTCGCGGTCGGCGAGGCGTACGAGTCCGGGCTCACCCGGGCGGCCGACGCGGTCGGCGTCACCAGCGAGTACGAGGCCAACCGGGTGTACACGCAGTGCCTGCGCAGCGGCCGGCCGCTGCTGCGCGCCCGGGTCGACGAGGACGTGCTGCGGGGCCTGGTACCGGACTCCGAGCGGGTCGCCCCCGGCGTCGCGGCCGGCGTCCACTCGTACCTGATGGTGCCGGTGCTGGCCCGCGGCATGGTGCTCGGCGGCGCCGAGTTCGTCCGCACCCGCAACCCGGAGCCGTACACCGCCGCCGACGTCGCGCTCGCCGAGGAGCTGGTCGCCCGCGCGGCGCTCGCCATCGACAACGCCCGGCTGTACCGGCGCGAGCGGGAGACCGCCCTCACCCTGCAGCGCAGCCTGCTGCCGCAGGAGATCCACCGCACGCTGGGCCTGGAGATCGCCCACCGGTACCTGCCGAGCAGCCTGGTATCCGAGGTCGGCGGCGACTGGTTCGACGTGGTGCCGCTCTCCTGCGGGCGGGTCGCGCTGGTGGTGGGCGACGTGATGGGGCACGGCATCCGGGCCGCCGCCACCATGGGTCAGCTGCGCACGGTGGCGCGCACCCTGGCCACCCTGGACCTGGCGCCGGAGCAGGTGCTGACCCGTCTCGACGAGACCGCCGGCGCGATCGGCGAGGGACAGTTCGCGACGTGCGTCTGCCTGGTCTACGACCCCGTGGAGCGCACCTGCACGGTCTCCTCGGCCGGGCACCTGCCGCCGGTGCGGATTGCCGCGGACGGTTCGGCCACCGTGGTCGAGCTCCCGCCCGGGCTGCCGCTCGGGATCGGCGGCGCGGCCTTCGAGAGCGTCGAGTTCACGCTGCCGATGGGCGCCACCGTCGCCCTCTACACGGACGGCCTGATCGAGCGCCGCGGACACGACCTCGACGAGGGCATCGAACTGCTCTGCCGCACGCTCGCGGCCCGCTCGCGGACTCTGGAGGAGAGCGCCGACGCCGTCCTCGGCACCCTGGTGGCCGAGGGCACCGACGACGACATCGCGATGATCCTGGCCCGGGCCCTGCCGGTGCCCGCCGAACGGATGGCGACGCTGCACCTGCCCGCCGACGGCCCGCTGCCCTCGCAGGCCCGCCGTTTCACCCGGGCCACCCTGCAGAACTGGGGCCTGACGGTGCACGGCGACTTCGCCGAGCTGATGGTCAGCGAGCTGGTCACCAACGCCCTGCTGCACGCGGACGCGCCGCGCCGGCTGCGGCTGTTCCGGGACGACCGGATGCTGACGGTGGAAGTCGCCGACGCGGGCGGCCAGCCGCCGCGGCTGCGCCCGTCCGCCGAGGAGGACGAGGGCGGCCGCGGCATGCACCTGGTCAGCGAGCTCGCGCACCGCTGGGGCTCGCGCAACACCCGCGAGGGCAAGGTGGTGTGGGCCGAGATCGAGCTGCCCTACCGGGCCGGCTGA
- a CDS encoding AMP-binding protein, protein MVFRSDHPDIEPLDLPIHEAVLGDLNGRAHLPALVDGVTGTALTYAELAEATRRTAAGLAAAGVRPGDVVALYSPNSIAYPVALYAASRAGAVVTTVSSLATPGELAGQLRDSRARWIVTIAAFLPTAAAAAAELAAEGHPIAEIVVCDRAPGHRSLADLAAAGAEDPAPMIDPARDLAVLPYSSGTTGLPKGVMLTHRSLASNLAQTDAVHATEPGERILAVLPFFHIYGMTALLNQPLRSGSTVVVLPRFDLEQFLRTIQEQRIEGVFVAPPIVLALAKHPLVDQYDLSSVRYVLSAAAPLDADLAAAAARRLGLPRILQGYGMTELSPVTHVVSLDDPNPPPGTVGRMVPSTELRVVALDDPASDLPAGESGELLFRGPQVMKGYFGRQSETDAMIDDDGWLHTGDVGYVDERGYLFVVDRVKELIKYKGYQVAPAELEALLLTHPEIADAAVVGVTGEDGTERPKAYVVRTPGSALTGAQVEEYVAAQVAPYKKVRAVEFLDAVPKSASGKILRRELRGRPRTASAEPI, encoded by the coding sequence ATGGTGTTCCGCAGCGACCACCCCGACATCGAGCCCCTCGACCTGCCGATCCACGAGGCCGTGCTCGGGGACCTGAACGGCCGGGCCCACCTGCCGGCCCTGGTCGACGGCGTCACCGGCACCGCGCTGACCTACGCCGAGCTGGCCGAGGCCACTCGCCGCACCGCCGCCGGACTCGCCGCGGCCGGCGTTCGCCCGGGCGACGTGGTCGCGCTGTACAGTCCCAACTCGATCGCCTACCCGGTCGCGCTGTACGCGGCCTCCCGGGCCGGTGCTGTCGTCACCACCGTCTCCTCGCTCGCCACCCCCGGCGAGCTGGCCGGCCAGCTCCGCGACAGCCGTGCCCGCTGGATCGTCACCATCGCCGCCTTCCTGCCGACGGCAGCCGCGGCCGCGGCCGAACTCGCCGCCGAGGGGCACCCGATAGCCGAGATCGTGGTCTGCGACCGGGCGCCCGGGCACCGGTCGCTGGCCGACCTGGCGGCGGCCGGCGCCGAGGACCCGGCGCCGATGATCGACCCGGCCCGCGACCTCGCGGTGCTGCCCTACTCCAGCGGCACCACCGGCCTGCCCAAGGGCGTGATGCTGACCCACCGCTCGCTCGCCTCGAACCTGGCCCAGACCGACGCGGTGCACGCCACCGAGCCGGGCGAGCGGATCCTCGCGGTGCTGCCCTTCTTCCACATCTACGGGATGACGGCGCTGCTCAACCAGCCGCTGCGCAGCGGCTCCACCGTGGTCGTGCTGCCGCGCTTCGACCTGGAGCAGTTCCTGCGGACCATCCAGGAGCAGCGGATCGAGGGTGTCTTCGTGGCCCCGCCGATCGTCCTCGCGCTGGCCAAGCACCCGCTGGTGGACCAGTACGACCTGTCCTCCGTCCGCTACGTGCTGAGCGCCGCCGCCCCGCTGGACGCCGACCTCGCGGCGGCCGCCGCCCGCCGGCTCGGCCTGCCCCGGATCCTTCAGGGCTACGGCATGACCGAGCTGTCGCCGGTCACCCACGTGGTGTCGCTGGACGACCCGAACCCGCCGCCCGGCACGGTCGGCCGGATGGTCCCCTCGACGGAGCTGCGGGTGGTGGCGCTGGACGACCCGGCGTCCGACCTGCCGGCCGGGGAGAGCGGCGAACTGCTCTTCCGCGGGCCGCAGGTGATGAAGGGGTACTTCGGCCGCCAGTCGGAGACCGACGCGATGATCGACGACGACGGCTGGCTGCACACCGGCGACGTCGGCTACGTCGACGAGCGCGGCTACCTCTTCGTCGTCGACCGGGTCAAGGAGCTGATCAAGTACAAGGGGTACCAGGTCGCGCCCGCGGAGTTGGAGGCCCTGCTGCTCACCCATCCCGAGATCGCCGACGCCGCAGTGGTCGGCGTCACCGGCGAGGACGGCACCGAGCGGCCCAAGGCGTACGTGGTGCGGACCCCGGGCAGCGCGCTGACGGGAGCACAGGTGGAGGAGTACGTGGCGGCCCAGGTGGCCCCGTACAAGAAGGTGCGGGCGGTCGAGTTCCTGGACGCCGTACCGAAGTCCGCGAGCGGCAAGATCCTCCGCCGGGAGCTGCGCGGCCGCCCGCGGACCGCCTCCGCCGAGCCGATCTGA